The Chlamydiota bacterium DNA window CCGTTGTTTTCACAATGCTTTCTTGCTCAGGTTCTGCAACTGTTTGGTACACGCTATCGATCACGCCTGCCAACTTATAGCCTTGGTATGTTTTGATGACCACAATCACAGGAAGTGCGGGATTAACAATACATGATGCAGCAATGACAGCGCTGCCTATTGCAGCACCCCCAACAAGCGCTGTTTTTTGTGTGCTGTCAAGCTTTTCAAATTCTTCACTCATCTCACCAATCTTTGCTTTGATCTGCTCTGCATACTCTGCACGATTTTCATAAACGTCTTGTACAGTTTTAGCATGCGCTCCTACATTAAGCGCTCCTGTGATTGGAGTAGGAAGACTTTTTCCTAAAATCCATCCTGTTTGTTTGCTAATATTGAGCGCCACTTCGGATAGACTTGAAACGCCTTCGCTGCTTTTTAGCGATTCTTGATTAAATAAATTTTTTACCTGTGATGGCAACACAAGAAAACGTACCTTTGCATCCCAGTTAGATAGTTTTTTGAGCCACGCGTTATTTGCGCTGATAAACTCCATAAACTTCTTTGGGACACCGATGACGTTAGACACGGTCTGAGGATCGGGAAAGTAACTTTTAACCGTGTCGCTATCAGGAAGGTAAGTTCTGACGGTTTTGCCATCAGGGAGATAGCCTTGCACGGTTTCACTATCAGGAAGGTAACCTTTGACAGTGTCGCCGTCGGGAAGGTAATTTCCAAGCTTTGAAGCCAGCGTTTCAGATTCCTGAACGGGTTCTTCCGTGATTAAAATAATGTTTACAGGACTTTGCCCAATTGCTTCTGCCATGATAATACTCCTTGTTAACTGACCTTACGCACTACCTTCCGTTTATATGAGGGCTACAAGAAACAATCTACGGCGTCTTTCTCCTCACACAACTCTCATGGAGTTGTGCTTGTCGAATATCCTTGTATCTTGTCCCTTTCGCTCCTCCTCTAAACAGAATTTACTGCGTAACATCAGTTTTTAAGGGGAGATTTTAACACAAAAAAAGAGAAATGTCTAGGCAATAATGTGTAAATGGGTAGAGTGCAGTCCTTTCAAAAATTCTTTTACATGCATTTTGGATTTCCCCTCGATTTGGAGCTTAGAAACGCTTATCGCCTGAGTTTTTGTGCCTATCAACAATTGGTCATCTAAAATTTTTATTTGACAGGGCTTGAGTGTATAGTCGGAGAGAATGGCTTCAAAAATTTTTACGCGTTTGGCTTGCTTGATCTGAACATGGCAAAAGGCACCGGGGACAGGAGATAGGGCACGGATATGATTGAGCACCTGGTCGGCAGGATTTGCAAAATTTAACACAAGATCTTGCTTTTCTATCTTAGGAGCAAAGGTCACTTTTGTCTCGTCTTGAGGGATTCTCTTAGGATTTGTTTTGAGCTGTTCAATCGCTTCTAAAATCGCTTCTTTTCCCAAGTCGCATAAATGATCATGCAACCATTTTAGATTTGCACTTAAAGGAATATCGAGTGCTTTTTGTATAAGCATGTCTCCTGCATCCATCTTTTCTGCCATGTACTGGATTGTAATGCCTGTTTTTGTTTTGCCATCCATCAAACAGCGCTGCATCGGAGCTGCCCCCCGATATTCTGGAAGTAGAGATGCATGGATATTTAAACACGCCACTTTGGGCACATCCAGCAATGCTTTTGGAAAAATTTGACCAAATGCCACTACAATAAAAAGATCGGGCCCAAGGTTTTTCATCTCATCTATGAAGATGGGGTCTTTCACTCTGTGTGGCTGAAAAAGTAGCAGATTGTTTTTTTGAGCCACTTGTTTTACAGCAGAAGCAATGAGTTCTTTAGAACGTTTTTGTGCTGTGTCTTGTTTTGTGACAACAGCCTGAATGGAGATGTTTTTTTCAAGAAGGGTTTCTAAAACTGATGCTGCAAAGACGGGTGTCCCAAAAAAAACAATCTTCATAAGTATGGCTATTTTTTTTCAACCTGAGTTTTGGGTTCAGCTTGCTCATTATCGTGAAGAGATTGCTCTTAAATTTTTGGGGTTTTTGCTAAAGGAATAGTCAAAGGCTATTTCCAAAGCAAAAAACACAAGAAGAAAGAGTCATCTCACGCGAGAATGTGTGAAATGAACCCAAAATTCAGGTTTTTACTGAGAAGATACTCTTTGTTGAGGTATTTCTTCAACCCTAGCTTCGCCATTAGGTTCAGGCACGCTTGATGCAAGGCCAGCAAGTCCGCGTTTTGAGGTGCGACAAAAGGCAATAAAACGCAATACCTCAGGAGTCATTTCCACAGATTTTTCGATTTCTGTTAATGCTTCATCTACAGATAAATTAGAGCGGTATAAAACTTTAAACGCTTGCATGAGGCATTGGCGTGTTTCAAAAGAAAAATTGTGTCGCTTGAGTCCTATGCGATTAAGGCCTGATACTTTAAATGGCCCTCTTCCTCCGATCAGATAGGGAGGGACATCGCGATCCAATCCAGAAAATCCTCCAATCATGGCATGTGTTCCTACACGGCAATGTTGATGAATCGCAGCAAGGCCGCCAATGATGACATGGTCTTCAATAGTGACATGTCCTGCTAAAAGTGCAGAGTTTGCCATAATGACATTATGGCCAATACTGCAATTGTGTGCCACATGGCAACACGCCATAATTAAGCAGTCGTCTCCAATTTCCACAGTTGAATTTTCTTGGCAAGACGAGTTGATGGTCACAAATTCACGAATTTCACAATTTTGTCCAATCTTGACAAAGGTTTTTTCACCTTTGTATTTCAAATCTTGTGTTTTTGTACCAATCACGGCAGATGGATAAATAGTCGTGCCTTTGCCAATTGTCGTGTATCCATCGATGTAAGCATGTGATTTTATCGTCACATCATCTTCCAAAGTGACATCTTTTTTTACAATTGCATAAGGCTCGATGTGTACATTGTTTCCAATGACACATCCTTCTTCTATTATGGCTGTGGGATGTATGTCCGTCATTTAAACTTATCCTTTTTTTTTCACATTGCTACAGATGTGCTTTATCCACAAGAGCAAATCCTATTTCTGCTTCTACTGCAAGTTTTTCTCCATTAACAAATGCTTTGGCATACATCTTGCCACCTTTCGAGGTTAAATGGATTTCTTCTACTTTTAAAATTAAAAAATCGCCTGGTTTTGCAGGACGACGGAATTTACAATGATTAATGGTTAAAAAGACCGCTATCTTACCAGTATGTCCCCTTTCATGGATCAAAACACCACCTGTTTGGGCAAGTGCTTCTAACATCAATACGCCTGGCATAATGGGTTTATCAGGAAAGTGGCCTTGGAAAAAATGCTCATTGATGGTCAAGTTCTTGTAACCAACAATAACGCCTTTGTCTAAGTCGATTTCATCAATTCTATCAATAAGTAAAAAGGGATAGCGGTGAGGTAAAATGTCTTTGATCTGTTCGGTTGTAAACACGCATTTTTCTTCCATAAGCTTAGACATTAACCCCCTCACATTGTTGAAGCTGTCTTGCTAACACCGTATTGGTCTTATGACCTGAACGAATAGCAACAATATGCCCAAAAAGGGGTTTTCCAAGCAATGCTAAATCTCCAACAAGGTCTAAAATTTTGTGTCTTACAAGCTCATCTTCTCTATGTAAACTGTTATTTTGAACCTTATCATTTTTTATTAAAAGACCACGTTCAAAATCAGCACCTTTGACAAGTCCCATTTCAATAAACGGTGCAATATCATCATAAAATGCAAACGTACGCGCAAAACTAATTTCTTCTTTAAATGTCTGTGGATTGATGTCTACAGATAAAAACTGAGATGAAAAGCGTTTGGATTTGGGATAGAAAAATGTATAACTCACTTTAAAACTTGGATGGGGCAAAGCAATTAGTGTCACATCTTCTTTGGAGAAGAATATGGGCGTATCAATTTGAATGCCCTCTTGTATGGCGTCTAATTCACAAACTCCCACCTTTTCAATTTCATCCACAAATACCTTTGCGCTGCCATCAAAAATCGGAATTTCTTGATTGTCTATCTGGATTAAAAGATTGGAAATGTTGTATGCAAGCAAGGCGCTAAGCAAATGCTCAATGGTGTGCACTTTAACGCCATCTTTAGACAATCCTGTGCAATTAAATGTGGCTGCATCTAAATATTCAAGAGATAAAGGGATCTGTTTTTTAAGATCTAGGCGCTCAAAAACAATACCTGTATTTTCTTTTTGGGGGATCAAACTCAGCGTGGTTTCTTGTCCTGAAAAAAGTCCCACCCCTTGAAAGTGGATCGCATTTCGAAGTGTTTTTTGTTTTGTCTGTGTATGTGTCAACGTCACGCTCTTTTTTCTTTTCTTCGATGCTGCCAAAGTCTTTGTACACATGTTATGATTAAGCTCAAAATACTTAAAGTCAATAATGGTACATCACCAATTTTGGTATATAAAGTAGGATGCATTTCAAGTGCAACAAAACTTTCTAAGATCTTAGGGGTTTTGTTGTTTTCTAGCAAAGGATCTATTTGATTTTGCACTCTTCCAAAACGATCAATCACTGCTGTTTGAGAGGAATTACATACGTTTAAAAAGGTGATTCCATTTTCAATGGCTCGGTATTTTGCAAAAATAAGGTCTTCTTTTGCAAGTGTCGTATTTGGAAACCACATTTCATTACTCAAATTAACAAAAAGATTGGCGCCACCGTTTCTAAATGCACGCTGAATGCTTGAAAATCCTTTTTCATAGCAAATGGATGTGCCATAGTTGGCTTTTCCTAAAAACACACTTGAATGCTTTCCTGGAATACATTCCATATTAATCCCCCAGAAGCTTGCTATCTTTCTCGTCCATTCAAAAGGGATATATTCTGTAATAGGCACCAGTTTTTGTTTTAAATAACGCTCATACGGTTTATCTTTTTGAAAAAATATTGCGCAGTTTGCCCATTTTGTATCGTAGAGTGATACACGATCATCTATGGAACAGATCACATCAGCATCATAAAAATTAGCAAATGTTTGTAAAATAAAAGCATTATTCACATACACGTTTTCTTGAACATGGACACCGTAGGGAGCTTCTAACTTTGGGAAAAATTGCGCAATGTTTTCGCTTAAAGGCTCAAGCAACGCTTTGATCTCATCTAGGCGGTAGGCAAAACTGTGCAAGCTCGTTAAAAAGCTGCCTTCTGGAAAAAGCAATACATCTGTTTTTTCAGGAAGTACACCGACAAAATGCTGAATATTTTGGTAAGGAGTTTCAACTTGGTTTAAATTTTTAGGCACACCGCCAAACAGGGGCTCTGCCGTTGAAAGCATGGGCTGTATTAGCACCACATCAAGTCCTTTATTTGTCTTAAAATTTTCAAAGGCTTTGATATGCGCAAATCCAAAAAGAAAAGGCAGTATGGCCACAAATGCAAAATTGATCCAACGATTGTTGCTCTTTTTTTCAATGGCAAAAAGAAACAAAAAATTATTCAAAAAGACAAGATAGGTTAAAAAATACGCACCAAAATAACTCGCCAGCTGCATAGGAAATGTAAAGCTTAAATGCAAATTAAAACTGCTCCAAGGAAGTCCGTAAAAATACAAAGACCTCACAGCTTCTACCAATACAAATGCAAGGGGCAAAAGGACAAGATCTGAGCGGTTTAATTGTTTGGGAATCAATAACACAGCAAGTCCAAAAGGAATCGCTAATATAGATGCATAAAATAAATATCCAAACCAAATAACTAGGCCACAATAGGTCGGGTTTGTAAGCCAAAAAAGATGCACAAGCTGCACACAAAAAAACCAACTTGTCGCAATCCAAAATTTCTTTTTTGTTGAAAATGCACGCACATACGAAAAGAAAAGTCCATAGCCAAAACAGGCTGCCAAAAGTGCTAAAAAACCATTGATGTACACCAACCCAAAAGCACACACAATAAAACTAAGCGTGCATTGATAAAAACTTTTTAACATTCACAAAGTATAACTGATGTTACGCGATAAATTCAACCCATGAAAAGGTGTCAATGTTGAGAAGGGTTTTGTTTATACCGAGAACAAAAGTTAAATTGTAAATTAATTTTCATCTTTCCAACCAAAATTTCGTTTTCGACCTTGCTAACCATTATGGTTAGCTGCTGTCTCCAAACTTCATTTTTTTTGAAAATCTTGAATCCAATTTACAATTTAACTTTTGTTTTCGGTATCGGGCCTTGGCTTTTTTTCAAAGGTTGCCGAAAAACAGTAGAGAAGCGCTGATAAAAGTCCTAAATACATCCAAAGATCGATCATTTCTTCTAGGCGCTCGGCATCTTCTAGAAGCCAAAAGGGATGGTAGAAAAACCCAAAGAACAAGGTGAGAATAAACAATACCCCAGAGATAAGGCGCTGTTTGATGCCTAAAATCAACAATATACCAAAAAGCAGACAGATCACCAAGAAGAAAACAAGCCAGATGGGTAAAATAGAGTCGGCAATGGTGTAGATGCTTTCAAAAAAACCTGTATGATGCCCTTGCACAAATTCAAAATGTTTTTTTACAACATCGGAGGTATAGGACCAGTTAAAAACCAGATCTGTTCCTAAAAATAAAAACATGCCCCCTAAAAAAAGGCGGGCAAAAAGATTGATGACTTTATGTCCCATAAGCGTTTTCTTTTACTTTGAACATAATTCAAATTTATTTTCTACACATTTTTTTACTGATGCTTTTAAAGGATTCTTATTATAAAATACCCCTATGTCATTTAACTTCAGAAAGCATCATTGTTTAGAACTATTAGAACTAAACACACAATTAAAAAAGCCCCTAGATGTATTAATGTCTAATTATTTTAGACAACATAAAGCTATTGGATCTAAAGATCGTAAATGGATCAGCGAGACCCTCTATGCCATCGTCCGATGGCAAGGCAAATTGGATGCTAAGCTCACACAACCCATCACGTTTGAAAAAAGGCTCGAAGCTTTCTTGGAAAATCAACATCAAATGGATCTTGAAAATGTGGAGCCCCATGTAGAAGTCTCATTTCCCAAAAAACTTTTTCAAATGCTTCAAGAGCAATTTGGCGCTCAAACAAAAGAGTTGTGCCTCACCCTCAATGAAAAAGCGCCAACAACTCTGCGCACAAATCTTCTAAAAATCACACGGGAGGAACTCTTAGAGATTTTACAACCTTACTACCCAAAAGCCTCACCACTTACAAAAACCGCGATTCACATGGGGAAAAAATGTAACTTTTTTATTTTGGATGCATTCAAACAGGGTTATTTCGAAGTACAAGACGAAGGCTCTCAGCTCATCTGTGAAAAAATCCAGCTCCCTGAAAAAGCGCATGTTTTGGACTTTTGTGCAGGAAGCGGCGGCAAAACTCTTGCCCTAGCACCTCAACTTTCACATGGCGGCCAGTTTTATTTGCACGATATTCGTGAATGGGTTTTAGATGAGGCTAAAAAACGCTGCAAGCGTGCCGGTGTGCAAAATGTACAATTTGTGCCTCCGTCTGAAATTAAAAAACTTAAAGGAAAAATGGATGCCGTGCTTTGCGATGTTCCCTGCTCTGGCCTTGGCACCCTCAGACGCAACCCCGATCTAAAATGGAAATTTACGCAAGAAAAGCTCGATGCTCTTTTAAAAACTCAAGAAAGTATTTTACAACAAGCTGCACAATTTCTAAAACCTAAAGGACAGCTCATCTACATGACTTGTTCTGTCCTCCTCCAAGAAAACAAAGACCAAATCCACAGTTTTCTGGAGAAAAACCCCCAACTTACTTGTTCTTTGATGGAAGTTTTGCTCCCTCAATCCAATGGTCATGATGGGTTTTTCATCGCCATACTTGAAAAATAAAATCGAAGTTATTTTGTTAAATCTTCCATTTTTAAGCACATCATCCAGTTTGGAGTAGAATCAGAAGGGTTCCAACTGGGCATAAACTGCTCTAATTTTTTAAAACCCACTTTTTCATAGACATGGATAGCTTTATAATTGTCTATCGCAGGATCAATAAAAACAGTGGATACATCGGAAAATTTATCAAGAAGAAATTCTCGAATCATCCGTGCTGCCAATCCTCTCCCCAAATATTTCTCTTCACCGATCAAGATATCTAACGTAATCATTTTACAGCCAGGTTCTATCCATTTGGCATAGGCACTATTTGGATCCTTTGCCTCAGATTCTTTGACTATGGACGTCATTAGAAATCCAAACGGTTCATCATCAAAAAAAGCAATCCAGTAATCCCAGAGGCAATCTTCACCTTTGATGAATTTTTCAAGGCCATCAATGGTATTTTGCAAACCTTGTCCATAGAAATAGGGACGCACATGCTCTTTATCAAGCCATTGAAAAATGCATTGCTTGTGGTTCTTTTTCGCTGCAAGAAAAGTAAGGGTGCCTGTTGTCATGAGTTTTCCTTAATTAAATGCCAATTATATAGTAAATATTTTTATCAAATATCTCAATAACTTCATGATATCGAGTAAAATAAACCTAAACATAAGGTTTATAAATAATCGAAAATGTTGTATGCTGGATGCGATGTTGAAAAAATGTTTGTTTGTTTTTGTTTCTGCAGCTTTTTTGTTTGCCTCCTATCCAGGGGCAACAAAGACCAGTCTGCCTGACAAAAAAATCAAGATTCACAACAAGATCCTTGCTAAAATTGATGATAAAATTATTTCTACAATGGATCTGAAGAAACGACTCGATTTTGTGTTCTACCAACAATTTCCTGAATATAGTGATGTCCCTGAAGCTAAATATCAATTCTATTCTGCCCAGTGGCGTCCTCTTTTAGAAGAAATGGTCAATAACGCTCTCATTCTATCAGAAGCACTATCGAAAGAAGAAAAAATGCAAAAAGATGTGATTGATGAGGCAGAGATCAAAAAAGAGATCGAGGATAGATTTGGACCTGATGTGATCAAAAATCTCAATAAAGCAGGACTGGTTTATGACGAAGTGTTCCAAGATCTACGTGAAAAAAAGATCATGGATATCATGCTATGGACTGCGGTATATTCCAAAGTTTTTAGCCAGATCACACCAAAACGTATCCATGAAGAATACCAAGCTTTTGTCGAAAATCATCCCCCACAGAATAAAATCGATTATCAAGTCGTCACCATCCGAGGCAAAGATGAACCGCATACCAAACTCGTGACAGATACTGCTTACAAAGTGCTACAAACACAAGGGTTAGAAGCAGTAGATGCTCTAAAACCTATGGTGGAAAAACAATTAGAAGATAGCGAATTTACACTCAATATTTCCAATAGAGAAGAAAAAGAAGAAAGGCAACTTTCACAAGCTTATCTTAGCCAGTTGAGCCAACTTGCCATCAATGCGATCTCCGCCCCCATAGAACAACTCTCCAGAAATAACACCAAAAGCTTTCGTATCTTTATTGTGTACAATAAATCCAAAGAAGAAATACCTGCATTTGAAAGCATGGAAAAAAAGCTCGCCGAACAATTACAACACACATTGATTCAAGAAAAGCGCGATGACTATGTTAAAAAATTACGCCAAAATTATGGTCTTGGTGAAACTATTACCGATCCTTCTTTTGTCCCCTTCGTGCTAGAATAATGGTCTATCAACCCACCAAACTCAAAGCCTTTTTAGATCAACTCAATGTGCGGCCTAAAAAACACTTGTCCCAAAATTTCTTGATCGATCAAAACATACTTGATAAAATTGTTCGGTTTGCAGATCTAAAACCTTCCGATCTTGTGATTGAAATCGGTGCAGGCCCCGGC harbors:
- the fmt gene encoding Methionyl-tRNA formyltransferase, with the translated sequence MKIVFFGTPVFAASVLETLLEKNISIQAVVTKQDTAQKRSKELIASAVKQVAQKNNLLLFQPHRVKDPIFIDEMKNLGPDLFIVVAFGQIFPKALLDVPKVACLNIHASLLPEYRGAAPMQRCLMDGKTKTGITIQYMAEKMDAGDMLIQKALDIPLSANLKWLHDHLCDLGKEAILEAIEQLKTNPKRIPQDETKVTFAPKIEKQDLVLNFANPADQVLNHIRALSPVPGAFCHVQIKQAKRVKIFEAILSDYTLKPCQIKILDDQLLIGTKTQAISVSKLQIEGKSKMHVKEFLKGLHSTHLHIIA
- the lpxA gene encoding Acyl-[acyl-carrier-protein]--UDP-N-acetylglucosamine O-acyltransferase translates to MTDIHPTAIIEEGCVIGNNVHIEPYAIVKKDVTLEDDVTIKSHAYIDGYTTIGKGTTIYPSAVIGTKTQDLKYKGEKTFVKIGQNCEIREFVTINSSCQENSTVEIGDDCLIMACCHVAHNCSIGHNVIMANSALLAGHVTIEDHVIIGGLAAIHQHCRVGTHAMIGGFSGLDRDVPPYLIGGRGPFKVSGLNRIGLKRHNFSFETRQCLMQAFKVLYRSNLSVDEALTEIEKSVEMTPEVLRFIAFCRTSKRGLAGLASSVPEPNGEARVEEIPQQRVSSQ
- the fabZ gene encoding 3-hydroxyacyl-[acyl-carrier-protein] dehydratase FabZ codes for the protein MSKLMEEKCVFTTEQIKDILPHRYPFLLIDRIDEIDLDKGVIVGYKNLTINEHFFQGHFPDKPIMPGVLMLEALAQTGGVLIHERGHTGKIAVFLTINHCKFRRPAKPGDFLILKVEEIHLTSKGGKMYAKAFVNGEKLAVEAEIGFALVDKAHL
- the lpxC gene encoding UDP-3-O-acyl-N-acetylglucosamine deacetylase, producing MCTKTLAASKKRKKSVTLTHTQTKQKTLRNAIHFQGVGLFSGQETTLSLIPQKENTGIVFERLDLKKQIPLSLEYLDAATFNCTGLSKDGVKVHTIEHLLSALLAYNISNLLIQIDNQEIPIFDGSAKVFVDEIEKVGVCELDAIQEGIQIDTPIFFSKEDVTLIALPHPSFKVSYTFFYPKSKRFSSQFLSVDINPQTFKEEISFARTFAFYDDIAPFIEMGLVKGADFERGLLIKNDKVQNNSLHREDELVRHKILDLVGDLALLGKPLFGHIVAIRSGHKTNTVLARQLQQCEGVNV
- the lnt gene encoding Apolipoprotein N-acyltransferase, with amino-acid sequence MLKSFYQCTLSFIVCAFGLVYINGFLALLAACFGYGLFFSYVRAFSTKKKFWIATSWFFCVQLVHLFWLTNPTYCGLVIWFGYLFYASILAIPFGLAVLLIPKQLNRSDLVLLPLAFVLVEAVRSLYFYGLPWSSFNLHLSFTFPMQLASYFGAYFLTYLVFLNNFLFLFAIEKKSNNRWINFAFVAILPFLFGFAHIKAFENFKTNKGLDVVLIQPMLSTAEPLFGGVPKNLNQVETPYQNIQHFVGVLPEKTDVLLFPEGSFLTSLHSFAYRLDEIKALLEPLSENIAQFFPKLEAPYGVHVQENVYVNNAFILQTFANFYDADVICSIDDRVSLYDTKWANCAIFFQKDKPYERYLKQKLVPITEYIPFEWTRKIASFWGINMECIPGKHSSVFLGKANYGTSICYEKGFSSIQRAFRNGGANLFVNLSNEMWFPNTTLAKEDLIFAKYRAIENGITFLNVCNSSQTAVIDRFGRVQNQIDPLLENNKTPKILESFVALEMHPTLYTKIGDVPLLTLSILSLIITCVQRLWQHRRKEKRA
- the rsmB_2 gene encoding Ribosomal RNA small subunit methyltransferase B, with the protein product MSFNFRKHHCLELLELNTQLKKPLDVLMSNYFRQHKAIGSKDRKWISETLYAIVRWQGKLDAKLTQPITFEKRLEAFLENQHQMDLENVEPHVEVSFPKKLFQMLQEQFGAQTKELCLTLNEKAPTTLRTNLLKITREELLEILQPYYPKASPLTKTAIHMGKKCNFFILDAFKQGYFEVQDEGSQLICEKIQLPEKAHVLDFCAGSGGKTLALAPQLSHGGQFYLHDIREWVLDEAKKRCKRAGVQNVQFVPPSEIKKLKGKMDAVLCDVPCSGLGTLRRNPDLKWKFTQEKLDALLKTQESILQQAAQFLKPKGQLIYMTCSVLLQENKDQIHSFLEKNPQLTCSLMEVLLPQSNGHDGFFIAILEK
- the aacA4 gene encoding Aminoglycoside N(6')-acetyltransferase type 1 codes for the protein MTTGTLTFLAAKKNHKQCIFQWLDKEHVRPYFYGQGLQNTIDGLEKFIKGEDCLWDYWIAFFDDEPFGFLMTSIVKESEAKDPNSAYAKWIEPGCKMITLDILIGEEKYLGRGLAARMIREFLLDKFSDVSTVFIDPAIDNYKAIHVYEKVGFKKLEQFMPSWNPSDSTPNWMMCLKMEDLTK